The Pseudofrankia inefficax genome window below encodes:
- a CDS encoding GroES family chaperonin, with product MRSGSLPIRLLHDRVLVEPREDSIDRRSKAGIVIPATAQMGKRLSWADVVAVGTAVRTIQIGDRVLFDPEDRAEVELHGSTYVLMRERDVHAVAAERLDDGLTGLYL from the coding sequence ATGCGCTCCGGTTCGCTGCCGATACGGCTCCTGCATGACCGGGTGCTGGTCGAACCGCGTGAGGACTCGATCGATCGGCGCTCCAAGGCTGGCATCGTGATTCCGGCCACGGCCCAGATGGGGAAACGGCTCTCCTGGGCCGACGTCGTCGCCGTCGGAACCGCGGTTCGCACCATCCAGATCGGTGACCGGGTGCTGTTCGACCCGGAGGACCGCGCCGAGGTCGAGCTGCACGGCTCCACCTATGTCCTGATGCGGGAACGCGACGTGCACGCGGTCGCCGCCGAGCGCCTCGACGACGGGCTGACCGGGCTCTACCTCTGA
- a CDS encoding response regulator → MSPADGEAPRTGTRAAGRPPRVVVVDDHPLWRDALARDLDQAGLPVVGTAGSVAQALRVVAATRPDLVVLDLSLPDGSGVEVIRALLGPGHASGFTGSVLVVSASGEQADVLAAVKSGASGYLVKSARPEELVDAVRRTADGVPVFGAGLAALVLGDLSRAARRPAEPGTPSLTAREIEVLRLVAKGLSAKDAAARLGVSPRTVQNHVHNVLSKLRLRNRVELTRFAVRAGYDEISDDPPPAGQR, encoded by the coding sequence GTGTCCCCAGCTGACGGCGAGGCGCCGCGGACCGGGACGCGCGCCGCCGGCCGGCCGCCACGGGTGGTGGTCGTGGACGATCATCCGCTGTGGCGGGACGCACTGGCTCGCGACCTGGACCAGGCCGGTCTTCCGGTGGTCGGGACGGCCGGGTCCGTCGCCCAGGCGCTGCGGGTGGTCGCCGCGACCCGGCCCGACCTCGTCGTGCTGGATCTGTCGCTGCCGGACGGTTCGGGCGTCGAGGTGATCCGCGCGCTGCTCGGCCCGGGCCACGCGAGCGGCTTCACCGGCTCGGTGCTCGTGGTGTCCGCGTCCGGGGAGCAGGCCGACGTGCTGGCCGCGGTGAAGTCCGGCGCGTCCGGTTACCTGGTCAAGTCGGCCCGGCCCGAGGAGCTCGTCGACGCGGTGCGCCGGACCGCCGACGGTGTCCCGGTGTTCGGCGCGGGCCTCGCGGCGCTCGTCCTCGGCGACCTGTCCCGGGCGGCCCGGCGGCCGGCGGAGCCCGGAACGCCGAGCCTGACGGCCCGCGAGATCGAGGTGCTGCGCCTGGTGGCCAAGGGCCTGTCCGCGAAGGACGCCGCCGCCCGGCTCGGCGTCTCGCCGCGGACCGTGCAGAACCACGTCCACAACGTCCTGAGCAAGCTGCGGCTGCGCAACCGGGTCGAGCTAACCCGGTTCGCCGTCCGCGCGGGCTACGACGAGATCAGCGACGACCCGCCGCCGGCGGGCCAGCGGTAG
- the macS gene encoding MacS family sensor histidine kinase, translated as MFPTVSPEAYPAGPDGVRGALWRSLAVFRWVAFGYAAIAAGVRLRYADRPVLGLALIVVMTAWSAALTVVTPTASRSRPRLLRALALADLAVCAALVVGAELVGPRSSHALPMIWAISGVFGAALVWGTLGGVVGGLLIAAAFFAEWGTVTDSLVRTTLQVLLAGAVTGYLTRTALRAEAAVTAMLAARAADAQRARLARAVHDGVLQVLALIAREAPRGLPADQVARLAAEQESVLRDLLRVASPGEAPVDPISPDTAGAGARTDLAELLVRLVHPPAGSTDEPLGGADYLGRAGAPRVTVATPGVPVPLATHRAAEVVAAVRAALDNVARHAGPAASAWVLVEDDGDEVLVTIRDDGVGIAPGRADEAAAAGRLGLAVSIRGRVRDLGGDVTVLGGPGLGTEVELRVPR; from the coding sequence GTGTTCCCCACCGTCAGCCCGGAGGCCTACCCGGCCGGCCCGGACGGCGTGCGCGGGGCGCTGTGGCGGTCGTTGGCCGTCTTCCGATGGGTGGCGTTCGGCTACGCGGCGATCGCGGCCGGCGTCCGGCTCCGCTACGCCGACCGGCCGGTGCTCGGGCTCGCGCTGATCGTGGTGATGACCGCCTGGTCGGCGGCCCTGACCGTGGTGACACCCACCGCCAGCCGCTCCCGGCCTCGGCTGCTGCGGGCGCTCGCCCTGGCCGACCTGGCCGTGTGCGCTGCCCTCGTGGTGGGCGCGGAGCTGGTCGGCCCGCGGTCGAGCCACGCACTGCCGATGATCTGGGCGATCAGCGGCGTCTTCGGTGCCGCGCTGGTCTGGGGCACCCTGGGCGGTGTCGTCGGCGGGCTGCTCATCGCGGCGGCGTTCTTCGCCGAGTGGGGCACGGTGACCGACTCCCTGGTCAGGACGACCCTGCAGGTGCTGCTCGCCGGAGCGGTCACCGGGTACCTGACCCGGACCGCGCTGCGGGCGGAGGCGGCGGTGACCGCCATGCTCGCCGCGCGGGCCGCCGACGCGCAGCGGGCACGGCTCGCCCGGGCCGTGCACGACGGCGTCCTGCAGGTGCTCGCGCTGATCGCCCGGGAGGCGCCGCGCGGCCTGCCGGCCGACCAGGTCGCCCGGCTGGCCGCCGAGCAGGAGTCGGTGCTGCGCGACCTGCTGCGGGTGGCCAGTCCCGGCGAGGCCCCCGTCGACCCGATCTCGCCGGACACGGCGGGCGCGGGCGCACGAACCGACCTCGCCGAACTGCTGGTCCGACTCGTGCATCCACCGGCGGGCTCCACCGACGAGCCGCTGGGCGGGGCCGATTACCTCGGCCGGGCGGGGGCGCCCCGGGTGACGGTCGCCACGCCGGGCGTCCCGGTGCCGCTGGCGACCCACCGCGCCGCCGAGGTGGTCGCCGCGGTGCGCGCCGCGCTCGACAATGTCGCCCGGCATGCCGGGCCGGCCGCGTCCGCCTGGGTGCTGGTCGAGGACGACGGCGACGAGGTGCTCGTGACCATCCGGGATGACGGGGTGGGCATCGCGCCCGGCCGCGCCGACGAGGCCGCCGCCGCGGGCCGGCTGGGACTCGCGGTCAGCATCCGCGGCCGCGTCCGGGACCTGGGCGGCGACGTCACGGTCCTCGGCGGCCCGGGGCTTGGAACGGAGGTGGAGCTACGTGTCCCGAGGTGA
- a CDS encoding YiaA/YiaB family inner membrane protein, translating to MTTKAPSSRGTTAFLVQSAVSFGISLVAVLWAAAHLPGDGWMRAFVFLGLLYVVTSSFTLAKCVRDQQEAANVVSRVDQVRLERLLAEHDPFQAQLH from the coding sequence ATGACTACCAAGGCGCCCTCGTCGCGGGGCACTACCGCGTTCCTCGTCCAGTCAGCGGTCTCGTTCGGGATCTCGCTCGTCGCGGTGCTCTGGGCCGCCGCGCATCTGCCGGGCGACGGGTGGATGCGCGCGTTCGTCTTCCTCGGGCTGCTCTACGTCGTCACGTCGTCGTTCACGCTGGCCAAGTGCGTGCGTGACCAGCAGGAGGCGGCGAACGTGGTCAGCCGGGTGGACCAGGTCCGGCTGGAGCGGCTGCTCGCCGAGCACGACCCGTTCCAGGCCCAGCTGCACTGA
- a CDS encoding DUF4193 family protein encodes MARDFDAPRGGDGDDDLQEQSLEALKAQRVGAAADLGDDVDALEADLDLPDAEVRDEELALRVLPRQADEFTCTSCFLVHHRSQLADVRRTVCSDCAA; translated from the coding sequence ATGGCTCGAGACTTCGACGCCCCGCGCGGCGGCGATGGAGACGACGACCTCCAGGAACAGAGCCTGGAGGCGCTGAAGGCGCAGCGGGTCGGCGCGGCCGCCGACCTGGGCGACGACGTGGACGCCCTTGAGGCGGACCTGGACCTGCCGGACGCCGAGGTGCGCGACGAGGAGCTCGCCCTGCGCGTGCTGCCGCGCCAGGCGGACGAGTTCACCTGCACGAGCTGCTTCCTGGTGCACCACCGCAGCCAGCTCGCCGACGTTCGCCGGACGGTCTGCTCGGACTGCGCGGCCTGA
- a CDS encoding helix-turn-helix transcriptional regulator, with protein MGATTRPEPRAAAAGLRPLRSRLTPPALPVPHIPRPRLWELLDAASGQALTIVRGPAGCGKTALLASWYLARRDALPVVWLQVDPATDVAPAPTGTDDGTPAATGLPPAAPAGGTPAARASLWEHLLVALRAHPEADPDGALARLSPPVPGGASDLFCRELLDALAGGRPQPLVLIVDDLGLIGDPADIAGLELLAAGVAGLRLVLCGRRVPVSAHRARAAGQLTEIGPELLAFDATETDRLLAAMRVPAVAAPGLLAATAGWAAGVRLAAAGLTTAADLAALTASQNLVPGARALVAVTAGTGPARVGAPASAGGELADTDRDTGTEPPLPPAAFAPVAEYLRAEALATLPAPVRRLLLRTSVLDAVCAPLADVVAAEPAAGARLLAELAAGAILASPLATAPRAHGPAVTDAGYPGEFGYGTDSPGAGAVAGPAPADDGCSAGAVAVAPTSWYRYHLLLRGMLRETLRRDPAEDEAELNLRAALWYAANRRLVDAARHARRAGDWRYLACLVARGTVPLILQGELPELAALVGGFPDRAAGLGPECAITAALARVLAGDASTAGEHLELARSRLAAFPPAGSGGPVATRQGQAGPPDPADSAGGAASARRVLLVAIEAVELRRAELAGDVEATLTAARRVLRVRVASELGPAAGLPDGLRPLALAARGRAELWRGRLETAEDALRVALAEARRARLGGATVGCLGALALGYALRGRLRQADEAAAGALAAAIRLREVGPASPARAAMPAADGSAPGPGALALGAGSGDGAAVLGHAVAPRGAADDGQVDADRLAWLAEAPALTGVAEALLALATAAGHRGDTAGGLGWADLAAHAAGESGQLPDLVNLLRAWLRLGRRTGDDLRAARRALAAFPAREAPALLALVREATQADLLVAGGNPDAALRLLGPPDPAGRRERPAARLARGRAHLAQGDAAEAALAVAPLLRADGGGSASVVAACAISAVAAARRGDGAQAGGLLARAFALAQDELLVRPFLELGPEIMTLTDAHPGLPDAAPGLVAALRLAVTRDVPRRPPGARRPGSAETRARTGPPSAAALRSNAPRLDRGGAVTVPTARRAPLLADGHPGGLDDRGLPAAGEDFSHVGAEPPPLAANGLARGEQSPTGRPDPSVRPARPVPLPHGGPGRYPPGAAMADRRGLIPRDAADRGQAGAARPVGPETGLVSGGLAPFPAEREAGQPSAGRAGRGADRLSDRELAVLSYLPTMLTTAEIAAELYVSVNTVKTHLKSIYRKLDVARRRDAVHRARALHLL; from the coding sequence GTGGGCGCGACGACGAGGCCCGAACCCCGCGCGGCGGCGGCGGGCCTGCGCCCGCTGCGCAGCCGGCTCACGCCGCCCGCGCTGCCCGTTCCGCACATACCCAGGCCGCGGCTCTGGGAACTTCTCGACGCGGCCAGCGGCCAGGCGCTGACGATCGTGCGCGGGCCGGCGGGCTGCGGCAAGACGGCCCTGCTCGCGTCCTGGTACCTCGCCCGCCGCGACGCGCTGCCGGTCGTCTGGCTCCAGGTCGACCCGGCGACCGACGTCGCCCCGGCACCCACCGGGACCGACGACGGGACGCCGGCGGCCACCGGCCTGCCCCCGGCGGCTCCCGCCGGGGGAACTCCCGCCGCGCGGGCCTCCCTCTGGGAGCACCTGCTCGTGGCCCTGCGCGCCCATCCCGAGGCGGACCCGGACGGCGCACTGGCCCGGCTGAGCCCGCCGGTGCCCGGGGGTGCCAGCGACCTGTTCTGCCGCGAGCTGCTCGACGCGTTGGCCGGCGGCCGGCCCCAGCCGCTGGTGCTGATCGTCGACGACCTCGGGCTCATCGGGGACCCGGCGGACATCGCCGGCCTGGAGCTGCTCGCGGCCGGGGTGGCCGGGCTGCGGCTCGTGCTCTGCGGCCGGCGGGTCCCGGTCTCCGCGCACCGGGCTCGGGCGGCCGGCCAGCTGACCGAGATCGGCCCTGAGCTGCTCGCGTTCGACGCCACCGAGACCGACCGGCTGCTCGCGGCGATGCGGGTGCCGGCCGTGGCGGCCCCCGGCCTGCTGGCCGCGACCGCCGGCTGGGCCGCCGGGGTGCGCCTCGCCGCCGCGGGCCTCACCACCGCCGCCGACCTCGCCGCCCTGACCGCCAGCCAGAACCTGGTGCCCGGCGCGCGCGCACTCGTGGCGGTGACCGCGGGGACGGGGCCGGCCAGGGTCGGTGCCCCGGCCTCCGCCGGTGGCGAGCTGGCGGACACCGACCGGGACACGGGCACCGAGCCTCCGCTGCCGCCGGCCGCGTTCGCGCCGGTCGCCGAGTACCTGCGGGCGGAGGCGCTCGCGACGTTGCCCGCGCCGGTGCGCCGCCTGCTGCTGCGTACCAGCGTGCTGGACGCGGTGTGCGCGCCGCTGGCCGACGTGGTCGCGGCCGAGCCGGCCGCCGGAGCGCGGCTGCTGGCCGAGCTCGCGGCCGGTGCCATCCTCGCCTCGCCGCTCGCCACCGCGCCGCGGGCCCACGGCCCGGCCGTCACCGACGCCGGCTACCCGGGCGAGTTCGGCTACGGGACCGATTCGCCGGGCGCGGGTGCCGTGGCCGGCCCCGCCCCGGCCGACGATGGCTGCTCCGCGGGCGCGGTCGCGGTCGCCCCGACCTCCTGGTACCGGTACCACCTGCTGCTGCGCGGGATGCTGCGCGAGACCCTGCGCCGCGACCCGGCCGAGGATGAGGCCGAGCTCAACCTGCGCGCCGCGCTCTGGTACGCGGCGAACCGCCGGCTGGTCGACGCGGCGCGCCACGCCCGCCGGGCCGGTGACTGGCGCTACCTGGCCTGCCTGGTCGCGCGCGGCACCGTCCCGCTGATCCTGCAGGGCGAGCTGCCCGAGCTGGCCGCCCTCGTCGGCGGCTTCCCGGACCGTGCCGCCGGGCTCGGCCCGGAATGCGCCATCACGGCCGCTCTGGCGCGGGTGCTCGCGGGTGACGCGTCGACCGCCGGAGAACACCTGGAGCTGGCCCGCTCGCGGCTGGCCGCGTTCCCGCCGGCCGGCTCCGGCGGGCCCGTTGCCACGCGTCAGGGCCAGGCCGGGCCGCCGGACCCGGCGGACAGCGCCGGCGGGGCGGCTTCGGCCCGGCGGGTCCTGCTCGTCGCGATCGAGGCCGTCGAGCTGCGCCGTGCCGAGCTGGCCGGGGACGTGGAGGCCACCCTGACGGCCGCCCGCCGGGTACTGCGGGTGCGCGTCGCGTCGGAGCTCGGCCCGGCGGCCGGTCTGCCGGACGGCCTGCGGCCGCTCGCGCTGGCCGCCCGTGGCCGCGCCGAGCTGTGGCGCGGCCGGCTCGAGACCGCGGAGGACGCCCTGCGGGTCGCGCTCGCCGAGGCCAGACGGGCCCGGCTGGGTGGAGCCACCGTCGGCTGCCTGGGCGCGCTGGCGCTCGGTTATGCCCTGCGCGGACGGTTGCGGCAGGCCGACGAGGCCGCGGCCGGCGCCCTCGCCGCCGCCATCCGGCTGCGCGAGGTCGGTCCCGCGAGCCCAGCCCGGGCGGCGATGCCCGCCGCGGACGGCTCGGCCCCGGGACCGGGGGCGTTGGCACTGGGTGCGGGTTCCGGCGACGGCGCCGCGGTACTCGGCCATGCGGTCGCACCCCGCGGTGCCGCGGATGACGGCCAGGTAGACGCCGATCGGCTTGCCTGGCTCGCCGAGGCGCCGGCGCTCACCGGAGTCGCCGAGGCGCTGCTGGCCCTGGCGACCGCGGCCGGACATCGGGGGGACACCGCTGGCGGGCTCGGCTGGGCCGACCTCGCCGCGCACGCCGCCGGTGAGTCCGGGCAGCTGCCCGACCTGGTGAACCTGCTGCGGGCCTGGCTGCGGCTCGGCCGGCGGACCGGGGACGACCTGCGGGCCGCCAGGCGCGCCCTGGCCGCCTTCCCGGCCCGGGAGGCACCGGCATTGCTCGCCCTGGTGCGGGAGGCGACGCAGGCGGACCTGCTGGTCGCGGGCGGCAACCCGGACGCGGCGCTGCGGCTGCTCGGGCCACCGGATCCGGCCGGCCGTCGCGAGCGGCCCGCGGCCCGGCTGGCCAGGGGACGCGCCCACCTGGCGCAGGGAGACGCGGCGGAGGCGGCGCTCGCGGTCGCGCCGCTGTTGCGCGCGGACGGCGGCGGTTCGGCGAGTGTCGTCGCCGCGTGCGCGATCAGCGCGGTCGCGGCGGCGCGGCGTGGGGACGGGGCGCAGGCGGGCGGGCTGCTCGCCCGCGCGTTCGCGCTCGCCCAGGACGAGCTGCTGGTGCGGCCCTTCCTGGAGCTCGGGCCGGAGATCATGACGCTGACCGACGCGCACCCCGGGCTGCCGGACGCGGCGCCGGGCCTGGTCGCCGCGTTGCGCCTCGCCGTCACCCGGGACGTGCCGCGCCGGCCCCCCGGCGCCCGCAGACCCGGGTCAGCGGAGACCCGGGCGCGCACCGGCCCGCCGAGCGCGGCCGCGCTGCGCTCGAACGCGCCTCGACTCGACCGCGGTGGCGCCGTCACCGTGCCGACCGCCCGTCGGGCGCCGCTGCTGGCCGACGGCCACCCGGGCGGCCTGGATGATCGCGGGCTGCCGGCGGCGGGCGAGGACTTCAGCCACGTCGGCGCCGAGCCGCCGCCGCTGGCCGCCAACGGTCTCGCCCGGGGCGAGCAGTCGCCGACAGGGCGGCCGGACCCGTCCGTCCGGCCGGCACGGCCGGTGCCCCTGCCGCACGGCGGGCCAGGACGGTACCCACCCGGTGCCGCGATGGCGGACCGCCGTGGCCTCATCCCTCGAGACGCCGCCGACCGTGGGCAGGCCGGCGCCGCGCGGCCGGTCGGCCCGGAGACGGGGCTGGTCTCGGGCGGGCTGGCCCCGTTCCCGGCGGAGCGCGAGGCCGGCCAGCCGTCGGCCGGCCGGGCCGGGCGCGGGGCGGACCGGCTGAGCGACCGTGAGCTGGCGGTGCTCAGCTACCTGCCGACCATGCTCACGACGGCCGAGATCGCCGCGGAGCTGTACGTCTCGGTCAACACCGTGAAGACGCATCTGAAAAGCATCTACCGCAAGCTCGACGTCGCTCGGCGCCGCGATGCCGTGCACCGCGCCCGCGCCCTGCATCTGCTCTGA
- a CDS encoding helix-turn-helix transcriptional regulator: MTIDTPSAVLRGPAPLVDGAAVHRHPGSAGNPPIANASMVGNSSSAAVDRVRGAGMGAQPVRPAVVGMQARTQLSPRAGQTPRDLALGAAELRGILRLVEDCERAATLPAFREAVLDAMSRHLGYRNSAFFLGPTLEAAFQDPRPSGRGLALRMAGPFLDRYRGLEVFSDPESLRLIRERGLVTLEDVGNPARPEIRLRMERFLRAHGIHSELLLRLAGPANIGAVISLLDPRPGAFGPRDRAIAAVLGRHLGNLLRFHVRANTGPAVTAKLSARERDVVRLVAEGHSNRQVAEALCISIDTVKHHLTHALVATACTNRTQLALAWQREMGPSTPVASTGRE, from the coding sequence GTGACTATCGACACACCCTCCGCTGTCCTGCGCGGACCAGCGCCGCTGGTCGACGGCGCGGCGGTTCACCGGCATCCAGGTTCGGCCGGGAACCCGCCGATCGCGAACGCCTCGATGGTGGGTAATTCGTCGTCCGCCGCGGTCGACCGGGTACGCGGCGCCGGAATGGGAGCTCAGCCGGTTCGGCCGGCGGTGGTCGGAATGCAGGCTCGTACCCAGCTGAGCCCGCGTGCGGGCCAGACGCCGCGTGACCTCGCCCTCGGCGCGGCCGAGCTGCGCGGCATCCTGCGCCTCGTCGAGGACTGCGAGCGCGCCGCCACGCTGCCGGCGTTCCGCGAGGCCGTCCTGGACGCCATGTCCCGCCATCTCGGATACCGCAATTCGGCCTTCTTCCTCGGGCCGACCCTGGAGGCCGCCTTCCAGGACCCGCGCCCGTCTGGCCGTGGGCTCGCGTTGCGGATGGCCGGGCCGTTCCTGGACCGCTACCGCGGGCTGGAGGTGTTCTCCGACCCGGAAAGCCTCCGGCTCATCCGGGAACGCGGCCTGGTGACCCTGGAGGACGTCGGCAACCCGGCCCGGCCGGAGATCCGGCTGCGTATGGAACGTTTTCTGCGCGCCCACGGCATCCACTCCGAGCTGCTGCTCAGGCTGGCCGGGCCGGCGAACATTGGCGCGGTGATCTCCCTGCTGGACCCCCGGCCGGGCGCTTTCGGCCCGCGCGACCGGGCGATCGCCGCGGTGCTCGGGCGCCATCTGGGCAACCTGCTGCGGTTCCACGTCCGCGCCAACACCGGCCCGGCCGTGACCGCCAAGCTCTCCGCCCGGGAGCGCGACGTGGTCCGGCTCGTCGCCGAGGGGCACTCGAACCGGCAGGTCGCCGAGGCGCTGTGCATCAGCATCGACACCGTCAAGCACCACCTGACGCACGCGCTGGTCGCGACCGCCTGCACCAACCGGACCCAGCTGGCCCTTGCCTGGCAGCGTGAGATGGGCCCGTCGACGCCGGTCGCGAGCACCGGCCGGGAGTGA